The following DNA comes from Puniceicoccaceae bacterium.
AAGCGGTGAAACGAACCGCGATACCATTCAAAAGGTTCCCTTCCGTGCCAGACTTTCCAGAGATGGGCATCTCCCCAGCGTGGATCGGAGGAATGGATTCGCGGAGTGCGATTCCCGATCGGACTGTGTTCACTGGCTGGCCAGTAGCATGCATTGGGGTGATGGCGGCGCACGATTTCCCGAAGGCGCACATCAAACAATTGGCTGTAGTGGTGCCACGGCATGGCACCGGGGGTGTCCCCAATGTAACCATCCATGTGTTCGAGTTCGTTGTTTCCGCACCAGAGAAAGAGGGATGCGTGGTGGTGCAGCCGCTTCACATTCTGCACGGCTTCAACCTCGACATTTTCCAGGAATTCACGGTCGTGCAGTGGGTAGGCTGAGCACGCGAACATGAAGTCCTGCCAGATGCAAATGCCCAGCTCATCACAGAGGTCATAAAAGGTATCACTTTCGTAGAGTCCACCTCCCCAGACACGCATGCAGTTCATGTTTGCCTCGACTGCGGATTCCAGGAGATCGCGAACATGCTCGTTGTGGATGCGACTGGTAAAGGTATCGGCAGGAATCCAGTTGGCCCCTTTGGCAAAGAAATCGACTCCGTTGGCTCTGAATTTGAAGGACTGGCCCCATTCGTCAAATTCGGTGACCAGTGAGAGATCGCGAAATCCGATACGCCTGTGTGCGGCGTCTACCGTCTTGCCTCGGGAATTGCGTAGCTGAATCGTGACATTGTAGAGCGGTTGTTCTCCCATGCCCGTCGGCCACCAGCGCTGCACATGGTCGAAGGTGAGCGTGATTTCGGTTTCGCCGGAATCGTCCCATTTCACGGAAGTGGAGTCGATGCGTTCGCCCTCGAAGCTGATCTCTACATCGAGGTGGTGGGGTTCGAGCGGACAGGGTGGGGTATGGATATTCAGGCGCAGCGCGGCGGAGTCATCTGCGAAGACTGTGGGTTCGATCATGATGGATTCGAGACGGCTGCTCTCAAGCGCCAGCAAGTAGATGGGTTTCCAGATACCGGCAGTCAGCAGCATGGGACCCCAGTCCCAACCATAGTTGCAGGCTTCCTTGCGAACCCAATTGCCTCCCTCAAGTCGATGATGACCAATGCCTGTGTGGATGAGGAAATGTTGCTCCTGTTGCTCTCGACCATAGGGCAGCGGCGAGCGAAAGAGCACTTCGATTTCATTCGTTCCCGCTTTCAGGTGTTCCTTCACGTCCCACTGCCACGAGCGGAACATGTTATCCGTGTGCGCAATGGAAATACCATTGAGTATGACCTGAGCAAAGGTGTCGAGACCCTCACAGCAGAGTAGCAGGGACTTGCAGTCGAGTTCGCTTGCCTCGAGTTGAAAACTGCGACGGTATGACCAGTCGTGCTCTCCGATCCACATCAGACGCTGTTCGTTGTCCCGGTAGTAGGGGTCCGGGATCAGCCCAGCTTCCAGCAGGTCTGTGTGCACACATCCGGGCACGATGGCTGGTGTCTGGTATTCGGGTTTTCCGGAGCGGTTTTCGAGCGTCCATTCGCCGTCGAGTGGAATTTTGATCATGATATTTGAAAAAGCGTCAGTGATGATTGGCAGTGCCCGTCCGCGGGATGGCTAAGGTCGGACACGGTCGTAGACGGGACATACAAAAGAGCAGTAGCATGCTTTTCAAGGGGACAATTGTGCATGCACTAGACTTGCCGCACTGCGGATCATCACGACACTGGCTGGACGCTTTGGAGCTTTGCGTGCAGCACTTTCCAGTCAATGGGTTTGGAAACGTAGTCATCCATGCCCGCATTGAGACAGGTTTCCGAGTCTCCTTTCAACGCGTTGGCGGTGATGGCGATGATGATGGGGGATGCCGCCCCTGGCTTCTCACGCTGTCGGATGTGGCGGGTGGTTTCGATGCCATCCATTTCGGGCATTTGCACATCCATCAGCACCACATCAAAGTTCTGCTGATCGAGTTGCTCGAGCACCTTGAGGCCATTGTCAACGATGGTGACGCAGTGACCTGCCTTTCTCAGCTGGATTTCACAGATGCGCTGGTTGACCCGGTTATCTTCCGCCAGGAGAATCTTGAGTGAAGCGGAGCGTCCCTCTTTGTCAGATGCGAGAGAGTGAAGCTCGGGTGCGGTTGGAATCCGGGTAGCGGACTCTGGGGGATGCGCGATCTTCAGAGTGACGTCAAAGTGAAAACAACTGCCACGTCCCGGTTCGCTGGTGACCTGCATGTGGCTGTGCATGGAGCTGAGAATGCGTTGAGAGATCGCGAGTCCGAGTCCTGTTCCACCAAATCGGCGGGAGATAGAGGTTTCTGCCTGTTGAAAGGGGTGAAAAATGGCATCGATTTGTTCGGGAGCGATCCCGATCCCCGTGTCCATGACGGAAAACCGTAGCGTGCAGGAATCACTCTGCTGTTCTACGGTTTCAACTGAGAGCATCACCTCTCCTTTGCTGGTGAACTTGATGGCATTGCTCAGCAGGTTGAGCAATACCTGCTGCAGACGACTGGCATCTCCATAGACCCATTCGGGGCAGGATGCCTGAATCTCGTATTCGAGGCGAAGCCCCTTTTCCTCGGCCCCCTGGCGCACCACATGCAGGCACTCCATGAGCCAGTTCTGAAGCTGAAATGTCTCCGATTCGAGCGTGAGTTTGCCTGCTTCGATGCGGGAGAAGTCGAGAATATCGTTGATGATGTTGAGCAGGCTTCGACCCGCAGCATGAGCGGTGTTCAAATAGTCCCTCAGGTCGCGGTCCTTTGCAATCGAAAGGGCCAGTTCGGTCATGCCCAGCAATCCGTTCATCGGGGTTCGCAACTCATGGCTCATGATGGCCAGGAATTCACTCTTGGCCTGGTTGGCTTTTTCAGCGTTTTCCTTGGCGATGCGCAGATCTTCTGTCTGCTGATTGACGCGCTGCTGGAGTTGAAGTTCCCGTTTGCGATGCACCCGGGTGCGCCATGAAATCGTGGCATAAACCAGTGTTACAGCAGTGATACTCACCAGTATCCAGTACCAGGGCGTTTGCCAGAAGTGGGGAGCAATGTGGAACGAAAGCGTTGTCGGTACGGGTTGCCACATGCCATCGTTATTACTGGCGGTGACCTGAAAGCTGTAGTTGCCCGGACTCAATCCCGAGTAGGTTGCGGTTCGCGATGTTCCGGCGAGTATCCAGTCATCGTCGACTCCGATCATCCGATATTTGAATTGATTGCGAGCGGCATCGGTCAGACCCATGGCTGTGAAGTGGAATTGAAGCGTTCCATCGCCGGGATCGAGATCCAGACTTGCGTCGGCAACTGGAAATGAAGTTCGGTTGTAAACAACCGATTCGATGATGACCTGTGGGGGAATGGTGTTGGTGGGGATGCGCCCGGGAGTGATTTCGGTGATGCCAGCAGTTGTGGCAAACCAACGCGAATCTCCTGCGATGGAGGCTGTTGAAGGATGTCCGCCGATGGAAGGTGCTGCGGCCTTGCCACCAAAATACTCATCAAAGAGGGTTTCGGAGATCGAAGCCTGATCGCCGTTGGCAACTGCATCGTAGGCGTCCAGGTCGGCGCGGTAGATGCCCTTGGAGCAGTGTAACAGCAGGGAGTCTGGAGTTCCCTCGATGCCCATGGCTGTGGCATTCGGATCGCCACCGATGGGGAAGCTCTGCAACTCGTCGTTTCGAATGCGTTGCACACCGCCGTCCTTTCTGGCAAACCAGATGGAACCTCGATCATCTTCGTAGAAAGCATAGGTGATGGTTCCGCGCACGCCCTGATCAGTCAGCCAAGTTTGCAGACGTCCCTGCGAATCCAGGCGGCCGATTCCGTTCATGGATGAAAACCACAGATTGCCTTTTGAATCCACAAAGGGGCATTTGGTCCGGCCATTGAGCGGTTCGATATCTATGAATTCATAGCGCCCGTTCTGCAACCTCCAGAGTCCGCGGTAGTGGGTTGTGAACCACAAGCTGCCATCAGGTGTGAAAGCAAGTCCGCGAATGGTATCTTCGGGCATCCCGTGTTCGATGCCAAAGTGTTCAATGCTGTTTCCCTTGAGCCGAGATAGTTTGGCCTGCTCGCGGTAGCCAATCCAGATTGCACCGTCGGGTGCTTCGGCAAGGGAATAAACGTAGTCTTCGATCAGGTAGCGATCTTTCCGGAAGCTTTGCACTTCGCCGTTGGGAAGGATGTGGTTGAGTCCTCCGCCGAAGGTGCCAACCCATATGGAACCATCTCGCGCAGGCAGCAGGCAGAGGATGGAGGCGTGGGAGAGACCTTCCTCTTTTCCAATGGATTTCAGCTTTTTCTCCCGAATGTTGAACAACCCCGAATGGGTACCGACCCAGAGGTTTCCTTCGCTGCCCTCGACGATAGAGACCACGGAACCGATGCCATCGCCCCATGGCCACCCGATTGAGGACCACCGGTCATTCTGGTAGCACTGAAGCCCTGCGTTGGTTCCGACCCACAACGTTCCATCCCGTGCGACCTTGACCGCCTGGACATTGCTATCCAGCAGGCCGTCCTCGCGTCCGATGCGTTGGGCGTGAGTGCCATCATGCACATAGAGGCCATCACGGGTCGCAAGGTACATGCGCCCGTCTGGCGAACGGTCCAGATGCTGAACATGAAGGGACCTCCCCTGAGCATTGAGTTGCATTACATTTCCGTCAGGCAGAATGATTCGAGGATCCGCACTTGCGATCCAGAGTTTGCCTTCGGAGTCAAACTCAAGTGCCTGAAGATCGCGAGGTGGATCCAGGGACCGATCTCCCATGCGACGGGTTCGCCTAGGGGTGCATTCATAGACTCCGCGATTGGTTCCCACCACCATGGTTTCCCCGCCCAGGTATTCAAAGTCGCGAATGCTGTGATTGTCCAGATGGGTGTGGGGTGTTCGAAGAAACTTGTGGTCACGATACCACAGCATGCCGGAACCATCGGTGCCGATCCAGATGGTACCATCACCGGATTCGCCCAGAGCAAGGATGCGGGCACTGCGAAGTTCGGGAGTATTGGTGAGGTCAAAGATTTGAAACTGCAGACCGTCAAAGCGTGCGAGACCGTCGTCTGTTCCCACCCAGAGGTAGCCGTTGGATGCCTGAAACACGACTCTAACCGAGTTTTGTGGCAATCCGGATTGCATGTTCCACTCGACGATACCGTAGCGGTTGCGGTCTGTTCCGAAGTCCAAGCAGTGGAGCTGCGTTGTGACCCACAGGCAATGGCAAATCCACAGAACAAGTATAGCTGAGAACTGGCGATGGAAAACGGTATGTTTGCCGGGGAACATGGGAGCTGCGATAGCGGAGAGTTGTAACGGGGAATTCTTTTATTCGGCGCATGGCAGTTGAAATGTGAGCGAATCGAGTAGGAAACATGATTTTGACGGAATATTTACACACAGGACCGTTCATGAGATCTGGAAAGCAGTGAATCCAGCCCGAAATCGACAACCTTGAATCGCAACATCACTGAGTTTCGCGGAAGGAATTTTCCCACTCATTGAAGTGGATTGATCCGATTGAAGCAGCGTTGACTTTGCGGTCGGAATCGACGAGATCTTGCGCCATGTCAGCAGAATCAAAAATTTTCAACAATGTCAGCGTGGCCGCGAAGGCGAATGTGTATTTTGATGGGCGGGTGGTTTCCCATGCACTCACATTGCCAGATGGCAGTCGCAAGACGCTTGGCTTGATCTACCCCGGTTCCTATCATTTTGGGACGGATGCCGCTGAGCGCATGGAGATGGTTGCGGGCGTTGTGCGGGTGACCCTCGATGGCAGCAGTGAAACAACAACCTACGAGGCGGGATCCTTTTTTGAGGTTCCTGCTCAGTCGGGCTTCACGATTGAATCAGTCAACGGCATAGCGGAATACATCTGCAGCTTCATCGCGAAGTAAGTTTCAACTCTCGCACAACTTCCTGTATGAAGGGGAGGAGTTGTTACTATGAGAACGCGAGCTTGAAGCTCCCGCTACTATGGGAACGCGAGCTTGAAGTTCCCGCTACTATGAGAACGCGAGTTGGCAGCGAGCGAAATAGGGGAATGATCCGGGGGAAGCTTTTCAGATCGCCTTGTCACTGACACAAGCACCGGAATCATGCCTTGCAGTACGGTCGATTGTATATGCGGAATAGGCAACGAATGCCCAATTCTGACGGTGTGAATCGACAACAGTTGACGGTGCCATTGCGTTATTGCAGGTTCTGATACTGGAGTTCACTGTGCTGCTATGATCGCAGTGTTTGGTACTTACCCCATGTTGTTCATGAAATCGAGATTCCTGTTGCTATTCCTTTGTTGTCTTCCGGGCCTATTGTTTGCCCAGCGAACCGAGCTGAAACTGGAGACGGGGTGGAAGTTCCATCGCGGCGATGCGGATGGGGCACAATCCCTGCAATATGACGATGAACACTGGGAATCAGTGCGTGTTCCCCACGATTGGGCAATCACGGGACCGTTTGATCCTGAAATTGACAAGCAAGTCACCCGCATCGTGCAAAACGGAGAAACTGTTGCGACGGAAAAAACGGGTCGCACAGGTGCGTTGCCTTTTATCGGCAGCGGTTGGTACCGGTATGAACTTCACTTGCCCGAACTTCTGGAGGATCAACAGGCATTATTGTATTTTGATGGAGCCATGAGCGAGGCTCAGGTCTATGTGAATGGAGAGCGCGTGGGATACTGGCCTTATGGGTACAGTTATTTTTATGTCGATGTGACGGAAGCGCTTCGCGCCGGCACGAATCTGATCGCGGTGCGGTTGGAGAATCAGCCGCGCTCCTCGCGCTGGTATCCGGGGGCCGGATTGTATCGGAACGTGCGCCTGTTGGTGAAAAACAAGGCAAGTTTTGATCCATGGGGAATTTTTGTCACGACTCCGCTGGTGCAGGACGAAGTGGCGAAGGTGAATGTGAAAGCTGCAGTGTCGGGTGAGGGGCTGAGCATGCAGGCACGCATTGTCGATGCGGAGCAGAATGAAGTTGCCCGTGTCACGGGTGTGCAAGCGATTGGCGATGAAATCGAACTCAACCTTGCACTTCCAGATCCCAGACTCTGGAGTCCGGAAGATCCGCAACTCTACACTGTTCATTGTGAGCTGTATCAGGATGGCATTCTCACAGATTCGAAGCAGGTGCGTTTTGGAGTGCGGACTTTGGAGTTTGTGCCTGAGAAGGGATTTTTTCTGAACGGTAAGGTCACCAAGTTTCGAGGGGTTTGCCTGCATCACGATCTGGGACCGCTTGGAGCGGCGATCAATGTGGCGGCACTGCGGAGGCAGTTGCGCATCCTGAAGGATCTCGGAGTAAACGCGATCCGTTCTGCGCACAACATGCCGTCGCCCGAGCAGCTTGAACTCTGTGATGAGATGGGCTTTCTGTTCATCGCCGAGAGTTTTGATGAGTGGGCCAAGCCCAAAGTGGAGAATGGATACAACCGGTTCTTTGAGGAGTGGGCCGAGCGTGATGTGGTCAATCTCGTGCG
Coding sequences within:
- a CDS encoding pyrimidine/purine nucleoside phosphorylase, giving the protein MSAESKIFNNVSVAAKANVYFDGRVVSHALTLPDGSRKTLGLIYPGSYHFGTDAAERMEMVAGVVRVTLDGSSETTTYEAGSFFEVPAQSGFTIESVNGIAEYICSFIAK
- a CDS encoding glycoside hydrolase family 2 TIM barrel-domain containing protein, with the protein product MKSRFLLLFLCCLPGLLFAQRTELKLETGWKFHRGDADGAQSLQYDDEHWESVRVPHDWAITGPFDPEIDKQVTRIVQNGETVATEKTGRTGALPFIGSGWYRYELHLPELLEDQQALLYFDGAMSEAQVYVNGERVGYWPYGYSYFYVDVTEALRAGTNLIAVRLENQPRSSRWYPGAGLYRNVRLLVKNKASFDPWGIFVTTPLVQDEVAKVNVKAAVSGEGLSMQARIVDAEQNEVARVTGVQAIGDEIELNLALPDPRLWSPEDPQLYTVHCELYQDGILTDSKQVRFGVRTLEFVPEKGFFLNGKVTKFRGVCLHHDLGPLGAAINVAALRRQLRILKDLGVNAIRSAHNMPSPEQLELCDEMGFLFIAESFDEWAKPKVENGYNRFFEEWAERDVVNLVRATRNHPCIVMWSSGNEVPDQWGAEGVKRAKWLQDLFHREDPTRKVTVGMDQVKATMESGFGALLDIPGLNYRVHLYEEANERFPQGLILGSETASTVSSRGIYHFPVVEGKGITHADLQSSSYDLEACSWSNVPEVDFVMQDDKPWVIGEFVWTGFDYLGEPTPYDEFWPSRSSYFGILDLAGLPKDRYYLYRSRWNPEVETLHILPHWNWPERLGETTPVFVYTNYDRAELFLNGVSQGIREKHRNGSLQERYRLMWMDVKYEPGTLEVVALDGDGNALARRQMHTAGPPHSLRLEADRTEIVANGKDLSFVTVSVVDAVGNLCPRAAAQLHFRVTGAGSFRAVCNGDATSLELFHLPTMQTFSGQLVVIVESGEEPGPIQLEVWADDLPKQVIELTAI
- a CDS encoding glycoside hydrolase family 2 protein, which codes for MIKIPLDGEWTLENRSGKPEYQTPAIVPGCVHTDLLEAGLIPDPYYRDNEQRLMWIGEHDWSYRRSFQLEASELDCKSLLLCCEGLDTFAQVILNGISIAHTDNMFRSWQWDVKEHLKAGTNEIEVLFRSPLPYGREQQEQHFLIHTGIGHHRLEGGNWVRKEACNYGWDWGPMLLTAGIWKPIYLLALESSRLESIMIEPTVFADDSAALRLNIHTPPCPLEPHHLDVEISFEGERIDSTSVKWDDSGETEITLTFDHVQRWWPTGMGEQPLYNVTIQLRNSRGKTVDAAHRRIGFRDLSLVTEFDEWGQSFKFRANGVDFFAKGANWIPADTFTSRIHNEHVRDLLESAVEANMNCMRVWGGGLYESDTFYDLCDELGICIWQDFMFACSAYPLHDREFLENVEVEAVQNVKRLHHHASLFLWCGNNELEHMDGYIGDTPGAMPWHHYSQLFDVRLREIVRRHHPNACYWPASEHSPIGNRTPRIHSSDPRWGDAHLWKVWHGREPFEWYRGSFHRFCSEFGFQAFPHPSTLEEILEQEDRSITSYVMELHQRSPGGNSTIMAYMLDWFRLPVGFENTIWLSQILQALGIKYAVEHWRRNMPRCMGATYWQLNDCWPVASWSSIDSSRRWKALHYEAKRFFAPQMLSIIEDAAQRQLEIHITQDDAAHPSANLLVSTWHTRTGVCLDQQSFEISEPTRGSCLAAHCEIQIDPELASERDVVMQVEWKRDQMVMAENMATWVRPKHLNLGKPMIESSVGCDDEGRIYVDLCTDVPALWAWLDAKSLPDLRWSDNFFHLYPERKRRIYLHNPGITTLEGLAEQLRVRSLWNTYQD
- a CDS encoding two-component regulator propeller domain-containing protein codes for the protein MDFGTDRNRYGIVEWNMQSGLPQNSVRVVFQASNGYLWVGTDDGLARFDGLQFQIFDLTNTPELRSARILALGESGDGTIWIGTDGSGMLWYRDHKFLRTPHTHLDNHSIRDFEYLGGETMVVGTNRGVYECTPRRTRRMGDRSLDPPRDLQALEFDSEGKLWIASADPRIILPDGNVMQLNAQGRSLHVQHLDRSPDGRMYLATRDGLYVHDGTHAQRIGREDGLLDSNVQAVKVARDGTLWVGTNAGLQCYQNDRWSSIGWPWGDGIGSVVSIVEGSEGNLWVGTHSGLFNIREKKLKSIGKEEGLSHASILCLLPARDGSIWVGTFGGGLNHILPNGEVQSFRKDRYLIEDYVYSLAEAPDGAIWIGYREQAKLSRLKGNSIEHFGIEHGMPEDTIRGLAFTPDGSLWFTTHYRGLWRLQNGRYEFIDIEPLNGRTKCPFVDSKGNLWFSSMNGIGRLDSQGRLQTWLTDQGVRGTITYAFYEDDRGSIWFARKDGGVQRIRNDELQSFPIGGDPNATAMGIEGTPDSLLLHCSKGIYRADLDAYDAVANGDQASISETLFDEYFGGKAAAPSIGGHPSTASIAGDSRWFATTAGITEITPGRIPTNTIPPQVIIESVVYNRTSFPVADASLDLDPGDGTLQFHFTAMGLTDAARNQFKYRMIGVDDDWILAGTSRTATYSGLSPGNYSFQVTASNNDGMWQPVPTTLSFHIAPHFWQTPWYWILVSITAVTLVYATISWRTRVHRKRELQLQQRVNQQTEDLRIAKENAEKANQAKSEFLAIMSHELRTPMNGLLGMTELALSIAKDRDLRDYLNTAHAAGRSLLNIINDILDFSRIEAGKLTLESETFQLQNWLMECLHVVRQGAEEKGLRLEYEIQASCPEWVYGDASRLQQVLLNLLSNAIKFTSKGEVMLSVETVEQQSDSCTLRFSVMDTGIGIAPEQIDAIFHPFQQAETSISRRFGGTGLGLAISQRILSSMHSHMQVTSEPGRGSCFHFDVTLKIAHPPESATRIPTAPELHSLASDKEGRSASLKILLAEDNRVNQRICEIQLRKAGHCVTIVDNGLKVLEQLDQQNFDVVLMDVQMPEMDGIETTRHIRQREKPGAASPIIIAITANALKGDSETCLNAGMDDYVSKPIDWKVLHAKLQSVQPVS